In a genomic window of Cardiocondyla obscurior isolate alpha-2009 linkage group LG08, Cobs3.1, whole genome shotgun sequence:
- the Set2 gene encoding histone-lysine N-methyltransferase Set2 isoform X3, with translation MARRRKTEVKAEKSSSKYVPVRKSSRQIAKKQLEEKKINGYITQTSCSNSSEDSKSTNEGHSQVLLKKNQNSQKKHHKHKSTSSNNVIVNNDNAVYNAARYKRDAGESDSQDGMDNMIKNSEKLSPEDVQQVVVGNPTESLSTSVSTKSETWSEDVIEEMIICEEMQVEENAGDNNYSMGQDDVIVEEVLLVNEPNVEDKNFVEYTVIQNENGTESIASKSEKILNNDYHAIRKDVNNVHTNKSENPISFMHTDESTTSCSSGNGNTTDSYIDKPYINKKKMGLGDGKSKKQKNKTIYDKIRKEISESISERVRLCSIKDESSSSAEEDNYKRESKDLQTKIRMDLSQEDSNKIDNKLADMQISESSQEIQKLVNDLSSVESTDSPVQTSLNTEKLSPIPLNIDDESSSSLLDKMEQLHRPNNSVNSSTKEVFLKTTEPNNIKNREQNIFESNSCIDNLQYSTDQVSLKSKITQDKKNTSQQKDLEHFPTIDEYQDSEGDNNKVDNEDKLCSSSENSNDTLSSFTNYKGREFDIKNAINNTSNIDKKIEFRDYSGNNDTTVSENNSSSSSGVRRSSRIRSIGLMKQRSRGRGLVTKPNAEVSKAILQQEKEKVVNNTNSLVIQEVKIDNKFETQCEKENSSIKISTLVDTSTPLSTSYTTGYDSDSSKPVKVKSRWRRSSELEMGGSNAGFGSIIGPVSFFGSSITPPTSESGRHAPVNVVEAVSSELKHNIGTNVKVCSETEQIKDVPITPVYSNISTVSTVAQIPKTIGAKISLPMVLETEDREMEERLSQFEYLHENLYLTERYTNKETKRMVCDCFLTEEEIERGELGCGEDCLNRLIMIECGPRCVVGDRCTNKRFQNCNYAKCEVFRTEKKGFGLRAVADIMAGEFIMEYVGEVVDPKDFRRRAKEYSKDKNKHYYFMALKSDQIIDATMKGNISRFINHSCDPNAETQKWTVNGELRIGFFNTKFIAAGEEITFDYHFQRYGKEAQKCYCEALNCRGWIGETPEEEKEKIEKKEKRERDTKKKKEEKKPADYMEDEDLEEEIDKLCSGGLKNRAHTLTLSRLMVRSRELEHRTRLLRLIQSGEQPCRRLFLDYHGLSLIWSYVMDIATNESEEAQQFRLEVLKTLNTLPMPNKTMLMDSKIYGVVERWAKRLYLSPNADSPEDDQIKTKMSNEELNSNFDSNEKKSPDECLNDIPDKRNNNIESCLEIKTENTDQNLIPELALSLLAEWSNLKEVFRIPKKERIEQMKEHEREADRGYREELEKEEKIGTSYDRFRSDRYSRNEIDKRVDRRRGRESPETEHNRPKDKRIEERSLVPIPRMTKHERRQLFALKVAKEEEERQRRQQQESWQEHENRCLALGIDPHTTAMVDPQTGYPVYYNPTLGQWQHYSTQDGGETTQQCTPVYVGSTQSTGIMSQSSHVLPSTITTDMSSGITTDQQFSNLASTENIANRPRPEVPAIDLPPKWKSATDNRGRTYYYHVKERISQWLPPPPDHIGVQPDSSSTSESSEESSSSNEDDEDIDHIEDQKSDDMEASNVLIESSLSTSRPNVSRRAGSHNPTGSSLPFPESKKRRDGLVQERIISPRREEDRIDHKSYKEIKEKLRQKEKTKLKDHEKLRKHRRSNKSKSHSRHGLNKLQSTSAEMSPMSERKIKDTFRVNMANVMVHFLNPYRKNDCKQGRITNTEDFKHLARKLTHFVLAKELKHCKTVDELQCNENVKHKARDFVRKYMSKFGAVYQKGTDED, from the exons ATGGCACGCAGACGTAAAACCGAAGTAAAAGCTGAGAAGTCATCTTCTAAATATGTACCTGTACGCAAATCTAGCAGACAAATAGCTAAAAAgcaattagaagaaaaaaaaattaatggataCATTACACAAACATCTTGCTCAAACAGTTCAGAAGATTCTAAGTCTACTAATGAGGGTCATAGCCAAgttcttttaaaaaagaatcaaaATTCTCAAAAGAAACATCACAAACATAAAAGTACTTCTAGTAACaatgtaattgtaaataatgaCAATGCTGTATACAATGCTGCTCGATACAAGAGGGACGCGGGTGAAAGTGACAGTCAAGATGGCATGGATAACatgataaaaaattcagaaaaacTTAGTCCAGAGGATGTACAACAAGTTGTTGTCGGTAATCCAACTGAATCTTTATCTACATCTGTATCAACCAAATCTGAAACATGGTCAGAAGACGTCATAGAAGAAATGATTATCTGTGAAGAAATGCAAGTAGAGGAAAATGCtggagataataattattctatgGGACAGGACGACGTTATAGTTGAAGAAGTATTACTTGTAAATGAACCTAATGTAGAAGACAAAAACTTTGTAGAATATACTGTGATACAAAATGAGAATGGTACTGAATCTATAGCATCCAAgtcagaaaaaattttaaacaatgatTATCATGCTATTAGAAAAGATGTTAATAATGTACATACTAACAAATCAGAAAATCCCATATCATTTATGCATACAGATGAATCGACAACGTCGTGCAGTAGTGGAAATGGTAATACTACAGATTCTTATATAGATAAAccttacattaataaaaagaaaatgggatTGGGAGATGGAAAAAGCAAAAAGCAAAAGAACAAGAcaatttacgataaaattagAAAGGAAATTTCAGAATCAATATCCGAAAGAGTTCGTTTGTGTTCTATTAAAGACGAATCTAGTTCTTCTGCCGAAGAAGACAATTACAAACGAGAAAGCAAAGATTTACAAACAAAAATACGCATGGATTTGTCACAGGAAGACtctaataaaatagataataaactCGCAGATATGCAGATAAGCGAATCTTCACAAGAAATACAAAAGTTAGTGAATGATCTCTCTAGTGTGGAAAGCACCGACTCTCCGGTACAAACTTCTTTAAATACGGAAAAGTTGTCTCCAATCCCATTAAATATTGATGATGAAAGTAGTTCATCATTATTAGATAAAATGGAACAATTGCATCGCCCGAATAATTCTGTTAATTCTAGTACTAAAGAAGTATTCTTAAAAACTACAGAAcctaacaatattaaaaatcgagaacaaaatatatttgaatctAACTCTTGTATTGATAATCTTCAATACAGTACAGATcaagtttcattaaaatcgaaaattacacaagataagaaaaatacaagCCAACAAAAAGATCTAGAACATTTCCCAACTATTGATGAATATCAAGATAGTGAAGGAGATAACAATAAAGTTGACAATGAAGATAAGTTGTGTAGCAGTAGTGAAAATAGTAATGatacattatcatcatttACCAATTACAAAGGACGagaatttgatataaaaaatgcaattaacaaTACAAgtaatattgacaaaaaaattgaatttagaGATTATAGTGGAAACAATGATACAACagtttctgaaaataattctagCAGTTCATCAGGTGTAAGACGAAGTAGTAGAATTCGATCTATTGGATTGATGAAACAAag atCTCGTGGACGTGGGTTGGTTACAAAACCTAATGCAGAGGTTTCAAAAGCTATTCTtcaacaagaaaaagaaaaagtagttAATAATACGAATTCTTTAGTTATTCAAGaagtaaaaatagataataaatttgaaactCAATGTGAAAAGGAAAACAGCTCTATTAAGATTTCAACATTGGTTGATACTTCGACACCTTTAAGTACTAGTTATACCACAGGATACGATTCTGATTCTTCAAAACCAGTTAAAGTAAAATCTCGCTGGCGAAGATCCAGTGAACTTGAAATGGGAGGATCAAATGCAGGATTTGGATCAATTATTGGTCCTGTATCGTTTTTTGGATCGTCTATTACACCTCCGACGTCTGAATCAGGACGTCATGCACCCGTAAATGTAGTAGAAGCTGTATCATCAgaattaaaacataatattGGTACAAATGTGAAAGTTTGTTCGGAAACAGAACAAATTAAAGACGTACCAATAACACCAGTATACAGTAATATTTCTACTGTTTCAACCGTAGCACAAATTCCAAAAACTATAGGAGCGAAAATTTCGCTACCAATGGTTCTTGAAACAGAAGATAGAGAAATGGAGGAAAGACTGAGTCAATTTGAATACTTGcacgaaaatttatatcttactGAAAg atatacAAATAAGGAAACCAAAAGAATGGTGTGCGATTGTTTCTTAACTGAAGAAGAAATTGAGAGAGGAGAACTTGGTTGTGGGGAAGATTGCCTTAATAGACTTATCATGATAGAATG cgGACCTAGATGCGTAGTAGGTGATAGATGTACCAATAAAAGATttcaaaattgtaattatgcCAAATGTGAAGTATTTCGAACTGAGAAAAAAGGTTTTGGATTACGTGCTGTTGCGGATATAATGGC GGGCGAGTTTATAATGGAATATGTAGGTGAAGTTGTAGATCCAAAAGATTTTAGACGTCGAGCAAAAGAATATtccaaagataaaaataaacattattattttatggcATTGAAATCTGATCAGATTATAGATGCTACTATGAAAGGAAATATATCTCGATTTATTAATCACAGTTGTGACCCAAATGCAGAAACACAGAAg tGGACTGTAAACGGGGAATTGCGAATAGgcttttttaatacaaaatttattgctGCTGGCGAAGAAATTACATTTGAttaccattttcaacgttacgG TAAAGAAGCTCAGAAATGTTATTGTGAGGCCTTGAACTGTCGAGGTTGGATAGGCGAAACAcctgaagaagaaaaggaaaaaattgaaaagaaagaaaagcgcgAAAGAGatacgaagaaaaagaaagaagaaaagaaacctGCTGATTACATGGAAGATGAAGAT ttggaggaagaaatagataaattatgCTCAGGTGGTTTGAAAAACCGAGCGCACACATTAACATTAAGTAGATTAATGGTTCGTAGCAGAGAATTAGAACACAGAACACGTTTATTACGTCTTATTCAAAGTGGCGAACAACCATGTCGAAGATTATTCTTAGATTATCATGGATTAAGTTTAATTTGGAGCTATGTTATGGATATTGCTACAAATGAATCGGAAGAAGCTCAACAATTTCGTTTAGAAGTGTTGAAAACTCTAAATACACTGCCAATGCCAAATAAGACGATGTTAATGGATAGCAAAATATATGGTGTAGTTGAAAGATGGGCAAAAAGATTATATCTTTCTCCAAATGCTGATTCCCCAGAAGACGATcagattaaaacaaaaatgagCAACGAAGAATTGAATAGTAATTTTGATAGCAATGAGAAGAAAAGTCCCGATGAATGTTTAAATGACATTCCAGATAAACGTAACAACAATATCGAAAGttgtttagaaattaaaacagaGAATACAGATCAAAATCTTATTCCCGAATTAGCTTTAAGTCTCCTTGCTGAATGGTCCAATCTGAAAGAAGTTTTTAGAAtaccaaaaaaagaaagaattgagCAAATGAAGGAGCATGAAAGAGAAGCAg ATCGAGGTTATAGAGAAGAAttggagaaagaagaaaaaataggCACGTCATATGATAG aTTTAGATCTGATAGATATAGTCGAAATGAAATTGATAAACGTGTTGATCGGAGACGAGGCCGAGAATCTCCAGAAACCGAACATAATAGACCGAAAGATAAAAGAATAGAAGAACGAAGTTTAGTTCCTATACCGCGAATGACAAAGCATGAACGTAGACAATTATTTGCATTGAAAGTTgcaaaagaagaagaagaaagacagCGTCGTCAACAGCAAGAATCATGGCAAGAGCACGAAAATAGATGTTTGGCGTTGGGTATAGATCCCCATACTACTGCCATGGTTGATCCTCAAACTGGTTATCCTGTTTACTACAATCCAACTCTAGGACAGTGGCAACATTATTCCACTCAAg ACGGAGGAGAAACAACGCAACAGTGCACTCCTGTATATGTAGGAAGTACTCAATCCACTGGTATAATGAGTCAAAGTTCTCATGTACTACCATCAACAATTACAACCGACATGTCATCCGGAATTACGACTG ATCAACAATTCTCTAATCTTGCGTCCACGGAAAATATCGCAAATCGACCCCGACCTGAAGTTCCGGCAATAGACTTACCACCAAAATGGAAAAGCGCAACGGACAACAGAGGTAGAACGTATTATTACCATGTAAAGGAAAGAATATCGCAATGGTTACCTCCACCACCCGATCACATCGGAGTACAACCAGACTCGTCATCTACCTCGGAATCTAGTGAAGAATCCAGTTCATCAAATGAGGACGATGAAGATATTGATCACATCGAGGATCAAAAAAGCGACGATATGGAGGCAAGTAACGTTCTAATAGAAAGTTCTTTGAGCACATCTAGGCCAAATGTATCTAGGAGAGCAGGTAGTCATAATCCGACAGGAAGTTCACTGCCGTTTCCTGAATCTAAGAAGAGACGAGATGGACTGGTTCAAGAAAGAATTATTAGT cCACGTAGGGAAGAGGATCGTATTGATCATAAAtcatataaagaaataaaagagaaactgcgacaaaaagaaaagacaaaattaaaagatcaTGAGAAGCTAAGAAAACATAGACGAAGTAATAAATCGAAATCGCATTCACGACATGGATTAAATAAGCTGCAGTCAACATCAGCCGAAATGTCTCCTATGTCTGAAAGAAAGATTAAGGATACATTTAGAGTAAACATGGCTAATGTGATGGTTCATTTCTTAAATCCATATAGAAAAAATGACTGCAAACAAGGTAGAATAACTAATACAGAAGATTTCAAGCATCTAGCGAGAAAG TTGACACATTTTGTACTTGCAAAGGAATTAAAACATTGTAAAACCGTGGACGAGTTACAGTGTaatgaaaatgttaaacatAAAGCAAGAGATTTCGTACGTAAGTACATGAGTAAGTTCGGAGCAGTGTATCAGAAAGGTACAGACGAGGATTag